A region from the Stutzerimonas stutzeri genome encodes:
- the minC gene encoding septum site-determining protein MinC: MSQADPLDQSPVFQLKGSMLAITVLELAQNDLERLDRQLAVKVEQAPDFFNNTPLVLALDKLPADSDLDLPALIALCRKHGLRTLALRAGDPQIIEAAGVLDLPVLPPSSAKERKLDLASKAPAEPAKPAEPLYRPTRVVTTPIRGGQQVYAKDGDLIVLAAVSPGAELLADGNIHVYGPLRGRALAGIKGDTNARIFCQQLAAEMVSIAGRYKVAEDLRRDPLWTEAVQLKLSGDVLNITRL, translated from the coding sequence ATGAGCCAAGCCGATCCTCTCGACCAATCCCCCGTGTTCCAGCTCAAGGGCAGCATGCTCGCCATCACCGTGCTGGAGCTGGCACAGAACGACCTGGAACGTCTCGATCGACAGCTGGCCGTCAAGGTCGAGCAAGCACCGGATTTCTTCAACAACACGCCACTCGTTCTGGCATTGGACAAACTGCCCGCCGACAGCGATCTGGACCTGCCAGCCCTCATTGCGCTTTGCCGCAAGCATGGCCTGCGTACCCTGGCTCTGCGCGCCGGCGACCCTCAGATCATCGAAGCCGCCGGCGTTCTGGATCTACCGGTGCTGCCGCCGTCTAGCGCCAAGGAGCGCAAGCTGGACCTCGCCAGCAAGGCACCAGCCGAACCGGCCAAACCCGCCGAACCGCTCTACCGCCCCACCCGCGTCGTCACCACTCCGATCCGCGGTGGCCAGCAGGTTTACGCCAAGGACGGAGACCTTATCGTGCTGGCGGCGGTCAGCCCGGGAGCGGAACTTCTCGCCGATGGGAACATCCATGTCTACGGTCCGCTGCGGGGACGTGCCCTTGCCGGGATAAAGGGTGACACCAACGCACGCATCTTCTGTCAGCAGCTCGCTGCCGAAATGGTCTCCATCGCCGGCCGTTACAAGGTCGCCGAAGATCTGCGTCGCGACCCGCTATGGACCGAAGCCGTACAACTGAAGCTATCCGGCGACGTGTTGAACATCACCCGCCTTTAA
- the minD gene encoding septum site-determining protein MinD codes for MAKILVVTSGKGGVGKTTTSAAIGTGLALRGHKTVIVDFDVGLRNLDLIMGCERRVVYDFVNVIQGDATLTQALIKDKRLENLYVLAASQTRDKDALTLEGVGKVIDELAKTFEFVICDSPAGIEKGAHLAMYFADEAIVVTNPEVSSVRDSDRMLGLLASKSRRAENGEDPIKEHLLLTRYNPERVVKGEMLGVEDVEEILSIRLLGVIPESQAVLKASNQGVPVILDDQSDAGQAYSDAVDRLLGKEVNHRFLDVKKQGFLQRLFGGRE; via the coding sequence TTGGCCAAGATCCTCGTAGTCACTTCCGGCAAGGGTGGCGTCGGTAAAACCACTACCAGCGCCGCCATCGGTACCGGCCTCGCTCTGCGCGGCCACAAGACCGTCATCGTCGACTTCGACGTTGGTCTGCGCAACCTCGACCTGATCATGGGCTGCGAGCGTCGCGTGGTGTATGACTTCGTCAACGTCATCCAGGGCGACGCTACCCTTACCCAGGCCCTGATCAAGGACAAGCGCCTCGAGAATCTCTACGTGCTCGCTGCGAGCCAGACCCGTGACAAGGACGCGCTGACCCTCGAAGGCGTCGGCAAGGTCATCGACGAACTGGCCAAGACCTTCGAGTTCGTAATTTGCGACTCCCCGGCCGGCATCGAAAAGGGCGCGCACCTGGCCATGTACTTCGCCGACGAGGCGATCGTCGTGACCAATCCCGAAGTGTCTTCGGTTCGCGATTCCGACCGCATGCTGGGCCTGCTGGCCAGCAAGTCCCGCCGGGCCGAAAACGGTGAAGACCCGATCAAGGAACACCTGCTGCTTACCCGCTACAACCCCGAGCGCGTCGTCAAAGGCGAGATGCTGGGTGTCGAAGACGTCGAAGAGATCCTGTCTATCCGCCTGCTGGGTGTGATTCCGGAGTCTCAGGCGGTCCTGAAGGCCTCCAACCAGGGCGTGCCGGTCATTCTCGATGACCAGAGCGACGCCGGTCAGGCGTACAGCGACGCGGTCGATCGGCTGCTGGGCAAGGAAGTGAATCATCGCTTCCTCGACGTGAAAAAGCAGGGCTTCCTGCAACGACTGTTCGGAGGCCGCGAATGA
- the minE gene encoding cell division topological specificity factor MinE: MNLLDFFRERKKKETPANIAKERLQIIVAHERGQRTQPDYLPALQKELVEVIRKYVNIDSDQVQVALEDQGSCSILELNITLPDR, from the coding sequence ATGAACCTTCTCGACTTCTTTCGTGAGCGCAAGAAGAAGGAAACGCCAGCCAACATCGCCAAGGAACGTCTGCAGATCATCGTTGCTCACGAGCGCGGCCAGCGGACTCAGCCGGACTACCTGCCTGCTCTGCAAAAGGAGCTGGTCGAGGTGATCCGCAAGTATGTGAACATCGACAGCGATCAGGTTCAGGTCGCCCTGGAAGACCAGGGTAGCTGCTCGATCCTCGAGCTGAACATCACCCTGCCGGATCGTTGA
- a CDS encoding RluA family pseudouridine synthase, translating into MPLSNIQIVHQDAALLVIDKPTLLLSVPGRADDNKDCLVTRLQENGYPEARIVHRLDWETSGLIVLARDADSHRELSRQFHDRETEKAYTALCWGEPEQDSGSIDLPLRYDPPTKPRHVVDHEQGKHALTYWRVIERCGHYSRVELTPITGRSHQLRVHMLSIGHPLLGDRLYAHEQALDAHDRLCLHASMLALTHPHSGERLRFECPAPF; encoded by the coding sequence ATGCCTCTGAGCAACATCCAGATCGTCCACCAGGACGCCGCCCTGCTGGTAATCGATAAACCCACCCTGCTGCTATCGGTGCCCGGTCGCGCCGATGACAACAAGGATTGCCTGGTCACCCGGCTGCAGGAAAACGGCTACCCCGAGGCGCGTATCGTTCATCGCCTGGACTGGGAGACTTCCGGCCTCATCGTGCTCGCACGCGACGCCGATAGTCACCGCGAACTGTCACGGCAGTTCCATGATCGTGAAACCGAAAAGGCCTATACCGCGTTGTGCTGGGGCGAACCCGAGCAAGACAGCGGCAGCATCGATCTGCCGTTGCGTTACGACCCACCGACCAAGCCGCGGCACGTCGTCGATCACGAGCAAGGCAAACACGCCCTGACCTACTGGCGGGTGATCGAGCGTTGCGGTCACTACAGCCGCGTCGAACTGACCCCTATCACCGGGCGCTCGCATCAGTTGCGCGTACACATGCTGTCGATCGGCCATCCGCTGCTTGGCGATCGGCTCTATGCGCATGAACAGGCACTAGACGCACATGACCGTCTCTGCCTGCACGCCAGCATGCTGGCCCTGACCCACCCGCACAGCGGCGAGCGCCTGCGCTTCGAGTGTCCGGCACCGTTCTGA
- a CDS encoding M18 family aminopeptidase, with the protein MREELNQGLIDYLKASPTPFHATRSLARSLQAAGYEALDESATWHTEPGGRYYVTRNDSAIVAFQLGNKSVIEHGMRMVGAHTDSPCLRVKPQPELQRQGFWQLGVEVYGGALLAPWFDRDLSLAGRVTYSRDGRIESQLIDFKLPIAVVPSLAIHLNREANQGWAINPQNELPPILAQVASEDRPDFRALLADQLSREHGLVADVVLDFELSFYDTQSAAVIGLNGDFIAGARLDNLLSCYAGLQALLRAGPQETCVLVCTDHEEVGSMSMCGADGPFLEQVLRRVLPEGEAFQRSINRSLLISADNAHAVHPNYADKHDGNHGPKLNAGPVIKVNSNQRYATSSETAGFFRHLCLENEVSVQSFVTRSDMGCGSTIGPITASQLGVRTVDIGLPTFGMHSIRELAGSQDLTHLVKVLGAFYSSAELP; encoded by the coding sequence ATGCGCGAAGAACTCAACCAGGGTTTGATCGATTACCTCAAGGCCTCCCCAACGCCGTTTCATGCTACCCGCAGCCTCGCACGGAGCCTTCAAGCCGCTGGCTACGAAGCCTTGGACGAGAGCGCGACGTGGCATACCGAGCCCGGCGGCCGCTACTACGTGACCCGTAACGACTCCGCGATCGTGGCGTTCCAGCTCGGCAACAAATCGGTCATCGAGCACGGCATGCGCATGGTCGGCGCCCATACCGACAGTCCCTGCCTGCGGGTCAAGCCGCAACCCGAACTGCAACGCCAGGGCTTCTGGCAACTGGGTGTCGAGGTCTATGGCGGTGCACTGCTGGCGCCCTGGTTCGATCGAGACCTCTCCCTGGCCGGGCGCGTGACCTATAGCCGTGACGGCCGTATCGAAAGCCAACTGATCGATTTCAAGCTGCCGATCGCGGTCGTCCCGAGCCTAGCCATCCACCTGAACCGGGAGGCCAATCAGGGCTGGGCAATCAACCCACAGAACGAGCTGCCGCCGATCCTGGCACAGGTTGCCAGCGAAGACCGGCCAGACTTCCGTGCCTTGCTCGCCGACCAGCTCAGCCGCGAACACGGGCTGGTGGCCGATGTGGTTCTGGACTTCGAGCTGAGCTTCTACGACACCCAGAGTGCGGCGGTCATCGGCCTGAACGGGGACTTTATCGCCGGCGCGCGCCTGGACAATCTGCTGTCGTGCTACGCCGGATTGCAGGCCCTGTTGCGGGCCGGCCCGCAGGAAACCTGCGTACTGGTCTGCACCGATCATGAAGAAGTCGGCTCGATGTCCATGTGTGGCGCCGACGGGCCTTTCCTCGAACAGGTGTTGCGCCGCGTACTGCCCGAGGGCGAGGCGTTCCAGCGCAGCATCAATCGCTCGCTGCTGATATCGGCGGACAACGCGCACGCGGTTCACCCCAACTACGCCGACAAGCATGACGGCAATCACGGGCCCAAGCTCAACGCCGGCCCGGTCATCAAGGTCAACAGCAACCAGCGCTATGCCACCAGCAGCGAAACCGCGGGGTTCTTCCGCCATCTGTGCCTGGAGAACGAGGTATCGGTGCAAAGCTTCGTTACCCGCAGCGACATGGGCTGCGGCTCGACGATCGGCCCCATCACGGCCAGCCAGCTCGGCGTGCGCACCGTCGACATCGGCCTTCCGACTTTTGGGATGCATTCGATCCGCGAACTGGCCGGCAGCCAGGACCTCACGCATCTGGTCAAGGTGCTTGGCGCCTTCTATTCGAGCGCCGAGCTGCCCTGA
- a CDS encoding carboxy terminal-processing peptidase — protein MKRSLTAGVVALLLGLQAAIATAKPADGHDWDYLQPDRDQVIASLNVVELLKRHHYNKPPLNDARSAKIFDSYIKMLDPSRSYFTAGDLAEFEAWRNEFDDFLKNGNLEPGFAIYKVHLERLQSRLQYALSLLEKGVDSFDFTLDEELLVDRENAAWPKNEQELDDLWRKRVKDEVLRLKIAGKEPKAIQELLTKRYKNQLSRLEQTRGEDVFQTYINAFAQSYDPHTQYLSPDNAENFDINMSLSLEGIGAVLQSDNEYVKVVRLVPAGPAEKSKQIAPADKIVGVGQDDDEMVDVIGWRLDEVVKLIRGPKGSVVRLEVIPASNAPNDQSSKVVAITREAVKLEEQAAKKSILNLEQDGHSYKLGVIEVPAFYLDFKALRAGDKEYKSTTRDVKKLLTELKQEKVDGVVIDLRNNGGGSLQEATELTGLFIDQGPTVLVRNSDGRVDVLADEHQGAFYKGPLTVLVNRLSASASEIFAGAMQDYHRALIVGGQTFGKGTVQTVQPLNHGELKLTLAKFYRVSGQSTQHQGVIPDVSYPAEVDTKEIGESALPEAMPWDSIRAAINPGANPFKPFLAELKARHEARTDQNPDFVFTRDRLALTQELTHETTISLNEEKRRAQQERIEKRQLELENTLRKAKGEEPLAKLERDDETTPHLEDEKLKPEDDAYLAESGRILLDYLGLQKAVAKNQSASQ, from the coding sequence ATGAAACGATCATTGACCGCGGGCGTCGTTGCCCTGCTGCTAGGCCTGCAGGCGGCTATCGCCACGGCCAAGCCTGCCGATGGACACGACTGGGACTACCTGCAGCCCGATCGTGACCAGGTGATTGCCAGCCTAAACGTGGTCGAATTGCTCAAGCGTCACCACTACAACAAGCCGCCGCTCAATGATGCTCGCTCGGCCAAGATCTTCGACAGCTACATCAAGATGCTCGACCCGTCGCGCAGCTACTTCACCGCCGGCGATCTGGCCGAGTTCGAAGCCTGGCGCAACGAGTTCGATGACTTCCTGAAAAATGGCAATCTCGAGCCAGGCTTCGCGATCTACAAGGTCCATCTGGAGCGGTTGCAGAGCAGGCTCCAATATGCGCTGAGCCTGCTGGAAAAAGGCGTGGACAGTTTCGATTTCACGCTCGACGAAGAGCTGCTGGTCGACCGGGAGAACGCCGCGTGGCCGAAGAATGAGCAGGAGCTCGATGATCTCTGGCGCAAGCGCGTCAAGGATGAAGTGCTGCGATTGAAAATCGCGGGCAAGGAGCCGAAGGCCATCCAAGAGCTGCTTACCAAGCGCTACAAGAACCAGCTGTCACGGCTTGAGCAAACCCGCGGAGAGGACGTCTTCCAGACGTACATCAACGCATTCGCCCAGTCCTACGACCCACACACCCAGTACCTGTCGCCCGACAACGCGGAGAACTTCGATATCAACATGAGCCTTTCCCTGGAGGGGATCGGTGCCGTCCTGCAGAGCGACAACGAATACGTGAAGGTGGTACGCCTGGTGCCCGCAGGCCCGGCCGAGAAAAGCAAACAGATCGCTCCCGCCGACAAGATCGTCGGCGTAGGCCAGGACGACGACGAAATGGTCGACGTCATTGGCTGGCGGCTCGACGAGGTAGTCAAGCTTATCCGCGGGCCTAAAGGATCGGTCGTTCGCCTCGAGGTCATCCCTGCCAGCAACGCACCCAACGATCAAAGCAGCAAGGTGGTGGCCATCACTCGCGAGGCCGTGAAGCTCGAAGAACAGGCGGCCAAGAAGTCGATACTCAACCTCGAACAGGACGGCCACAGCTATAAGCTTGGCGTTATCGAGGTGCCGGCGTTCTATCTCGACTTCAAGGCCCTGCGCGCGGGTGACAAGGAATACAAAAGCACCACCCGGGACGTCAAGAAACTGCTGACGGAGCTGAAGCAGGAGAAGGTCGACGGGGTTGTTATCGACCTGCGTAACAATGGCGGTGGTTCGCTTCAGGAAGCCACCGAGCTGACCGGACTTTTCATAGACCAGGGCCCGACGGTTCTGGTGCGCAATAGCGACGGCCGCGTCGACGTGCTTGCCGACGAGCATCAGGGCGCGTTTTACAAGGGCCCGCTGACGGTGCTGGTCAACCGCCTGTCCGCATCGGCCTCCGAAATCTTCGCAGGCGCCATGCAGGATTATCATCGCGCGCTGATCGTCGGCGGCCAGACCTTCGGCAAAGGCACCGTACAGACCGTGCAACCGCTCAACCATGGTGAACTCAAACTCACCCTGGCGAAGTTTTATCGAGTCTCTGGGCAGAGCACACAGCATCAGGGTGTGATTCCGGACGTTTCCTACCCCGCTGAAGTGGATACCAAGGAAATCGGCGAGAGTGCGCTACCCGAAGCGATGCCTTGGGACAGCATTCGCGCCGCCATCAACCCAGGCGCGAACCCGTTCAAGCCTTTCCTGGCAGAGCTCAAGGCCCGTCACGAAGCACGAACCGATCAGAACCCTGATTTCGTCTTTACCCGCGACCGCCTCGCATTGACCCAGGAACTCACCCACGAGACGACCATCAGCCTCAACGAAGAGAAGCGTCGTGCCCAGCAGGAGCGTATCGAAAAGCGCCAACTGGAACTGGAGAACACGCTGCGCAAGGCCAAGGGCGAAGAGCCGCTGGCCAAATTGGAACGCGATGACGAAACGACTCCGCATCTCGAAGACGAGAAGCTCAAACCCGAGGATGACGCCTATCTCGCCGAAAGCGGTCGAATCTTGCTCGACTACTTGGGACTACAAAAGGCCGTGGCGAAAAACCAGTCCGCGAGTCAGTAG
- a CDS encoding bifunctional diguanylate cyclase/phosphodiesterase: protein MTVTEQLSTLDNILAHGDITSLFQPIVSLSQRRVLGYEALTRGPSNTALHSPINLLAAARHAGRLNELEMTCRENACHRYSQQQLQGKLFLNVSPETLLDATHRPGYTLELLRKYRIPADRVVIELTEQTPTDDFELLDAALRHYRDMGFSIALDDLGAGYSGLRMWSELRPDYVKIDRYFIDGIHRDAVKREFVESIMKIARASRAQVIAEGIELSEELRVLSEMGIDMVQGYLLGRPEEDPSPEAAVILPSHGNRNDASLEEQADLSALVLKQSAVAVSRPTGDVLELFRLQANLNSVAVLDANDTPVGIVHRSLLSDALLKPFATDLLARKPISRLMSEDFLAVELGQSLQQVSRLLTSRARQRIDEDFIITVNGRYHGLGRVIDVLKLITEMKIQQARHANPLTLLPGNVPIQQCLSRLLRQGQEAVICYVDIDHFKPFNDLYGYAKGDEILLCLAHCLDQQVDPSCDLVGHIGGDDFLLVMKSTEWSTRISELFVAFEQRCRSFYRNDHLAEGCFVAEGRQGGQQRYPLLSLSVGAVHLKPGSNAQLDASGLAGLASQAKRRAKQEAGYSLYTIEAEQSSAGLQSPALSALAL from the coding sequence ATGACCGTCACCGAGCAGTTGAGCACGCTGGATAACATCCTCGCTCACGGCGACATCACCAGCCTCTTCCAACCGATCGTATCGCTTTCACAGCGACGTGTTCTCGGCTACGAAGCGCTGACACGCGGCCCTTCCAACACCGCGCTGCACTCCCCCATCAACCTACTCGCGGCTGCCCGGCATGCAGGTCGGCTCAATGAGCTGGAGATGACCTGTCGCGAAAACGCCTGCCACCGCTATAGCCAGCAGCAGTTGCAGGGAAAGCTGTTCCTCAACGTATCGCCGGAAACCTTGCTCGATGCCACCCACAGACCGGGATATACCCTGGAATTGCTGCGCAAGTACCGTATCCCGGCGGACAGGGTGGTCATCGAACTGACGGAGCAAACGCCGACCGACGACTTCGAGTTGCTCGATGCTGCGTTGCGTCATTACCGAGACATGGGCTTCTCGATCGCACTCGACGATCTCGGCGCCGGCTACTCGGGTTTGCGCATGTGGTCCGAGTTGCGCCCCGATTACGTCAAGATCGACCGCTACTTCATCGATGGCATTCACCGGGATGCGGTCAAGCGTGAGTTCGTCGAATCGATCATGAAGATTGCGAGGGCTTCGCGGGCGCAGGTCATCGCCGAAGGTATCGAGCTGAGCGAGGAGCTCAGGGTGCTCTCCGAGATGGGCATAGATATGGTTCAGGGATATTTGCTCGGCCGTCCGGAAGAAGACCCCAGCCCCGAGGCCGCTGTGATTCTGCCAAGCCATGGCAATCGCAACGACGCATCGCTGGAGGAGCAGGCGGACCTGTCGGCATTGGTATTGAAACAGTCCGCAGTCGCCGTCTCGCGCCCGACCGGAGACGTTCTGGAGTTGTTCCGTCTGCAGGCGAATCTGAATTCTGTCGCAGTGCTCGATGCAAACGACACACCGGTGGGCATCGTTCATCGAAGCCTGTTGTCCGACGCCTTGCTCAAACCCTTCGCAACCGACTTGCTGGCGCGAAAACCCATCAGCAGGCTGATGAGCGAAGACTTCCTGGCGGTCGAGCTGGGCCAGTCGCTGCAACAGGTCAGCCGTCTTCTGACCAGCCGAGCCCGGCAACGAATCGATGAAGATTTCATTATCACCGTCAATGGCCGCTACCACGGTTTGGGGCGGGTAATCGACGTACTCAAGCTGATCACGGAAATGAAGATCCAACAGGCACGCCACGCCAATCCGCTGACTCTGCTACCGGGAAACGTACCGATCCAACAATGCCTCTCCCGCCTGTTACGACAGGGCCAGGAGGCTGTGATCTGCTACGTCGATATCGACCATTTCAAACCGTTCAACGACCTTTACGGCTATGCCAAGGGCGATGAGATTCTGTTATGTCTGGCGCATTGCCTCGATCAGCAGGTCGACCCGAGCTGCGACCTCGTTGGTCACATCGGCGGTGATGATTTTTTGCTGGTCATGAAGTCCACAGAATGGTCGACGAGAATCAGCGAGCTATTCGTCGCATTCGAGCAGCGCTGCCGGTCGTTCTACCGAAATGACCATCTTGCAGAGGGTTGCTTCGTTGCCGAAGGCCGCCAAGGCGGCCAGCAGCGCTACCCTCTGCTCTCGCTCTCGGTGGGCGCAGTCCATCTAAAGCCTGGCTCCAATGCTCAGCTCGACGCGTCAGGCCTGGCCGGACTTGCCTCGCAGGCCAAGCGCCGCGCCAAGCAGGAGGCCGGGTACAGTCTCTATACGATCGAAGCGGAGCAATCTTCGGCCGGGCTTCAGAGTCCCGCTCTGTCCGCGCTGGCCTTGTAA
- a CDS encoding tetratricopeptide repeat protein has protein sequence MLLKVRARVGYGVARKLLGVRRAVQQPKLWRWMEGQFARMAAIGDPKAQSFYGHILLFRGQGYGARREGIRLLGLAAERGDAKAAYQMGVISLSEDATHGPDGIQAARWWKIAADAGHPLAATRLAQLYAAGGHGLPPDRQQAEYYKASADRAGL, from the coding sequence ATGTTGCTCAAGGTACGAGCGCGGGTTGGTTATGGGGTCGCGCGCAAGCTGTTGGGGGTCCGGCGGGCTGTACAACAGCCGAAGCTATGGCGCTGGATGGAGGGTCAGTTCGCCCGCATGGCGGCTATCGGTGATCCCAAGGCCCAGAGCTTCTACGGCCACATTCTGCTTTTCCGCGGCCAAGGCTACGGCGCCAGGCGGGAGGGTATTCGCCTGCTAGGCCTGGCGGCCGAGCGTGGCGATGCCAAGGCCGCCTATCAAATGGGCGTCATCAGTCTCAGCGAGGATGCGACGCACGGGCCGGATGGTATTCAGGCGGCGCGGTGGTGGAAGATCGCCGCCGACGCTGGGCATCCGCTAGCGGCAACCCGTCTGGCTCAGCTTTATGCTGCCGGCGGCCATGGCCTGCCTCCGGATCGCCAGCAAGCCGAGTATTACAAGGCCAGCGCGGACAGAGCGGGACTCTGA
- a CDS encoding helix-turn-helix domain-containing protein yields MSVQVIMRDGVPEYAVLPWDEYQALLSACGQGPAATTAPEASAALPRFSELRAMREARGMALDALARAVGISPSYLDLIESGDRDPGEAIRRSLARAMEIDGWAQEI; encoded by the coding sequence ATGAGTGTCCAGGTCATCATGCGTGACGGCGTACCAGAATATGCCGTGCTGCCTTGGGATGAGTATCAGGCGCTGCTGAGCGCGTGCGGGCAAGGTCCGGCAGCGACGACAGCACCGGAGGCCTCGGCCGCTTTACCCAGATTCAGCGAGCTGCGTGCGATGCGAGAGGCCCGAGGCATGGCGCTGGACGCATTAGCACGCGCGGTGGGTATCAGCCCTTCCTATCTGGACCTTATCGAAAGCGGTGACCGAGACCCGGGTGAGGCGATACGCCGGTCGCTGGCGCGTGCGATGGAGATCGATGGATGGGCGCAGGAGATTTGA
- a CDS encoding YkvA family protein, whose translation MKAPWTFFKYLPMAQRVLAKGRLPVVLLAVARKRSARGGLLKGLREDLGVLQALCVAWWRGEYRAISKPALVAAVAGLLYFLSPMDAIPDWIPGLGFVDDLAVLGWVMRKWSGELQAFQAWRDSQTADVQAGIARLPSADEPMADDVSPARHSPT comes from the coding sequence ATGAAAGCTCCTTGGACGTTCTTCAAATACCTTCCTATGGCGCAGCGGGTGCTCGCCAAGGGAAGGTTACCTGTGGTGCTCCTGGCGGTCGCTCGCAAGCGCTCCGCTCGTGGCGGGCTGCTCAAAGGCCTGCGGGAAGATCTAGGCGTTCTGCAAGCGCTGTGTGTGGCCTGGTGGCGGGGCGAGTACCGAGCCATCAGCAAACCGGCCTTGGTCGCCGCGGTGGCTGGACTGTTGTACTTCCTGTCGCCAATGGACGCCATTCCCGACTGGATTCCCGGCCTCGGTTTCGTTGACGATCTGGCCGTGCTGGGCTGGGTCATGCGCAAGTGGTCCGGTGAACTGCAGGCATTCCAGGCCTGGCGGGACAGCCAAACGGCTGATGTGCAGGCGGGCATTGCTCGATTACCCTCCGCTGATGAGCCCATGGCGGACGATGTCAGTCCAGCACGGCACAGTCCTACCTAG
- a CDS encoding ComEA family DNA-binding protein: MIKSVLCATLFALLTSVSVGSFAAKKTEPVESAKAAVAQSTVINLNTADAETLTRELKGIGAAKAKAIVAYREAHGPFSSVDDLLEVKGIGAATLEKNRAKLSLN; this comes from the coding sequence ATGATCAAGTCTGTTCTCTGCGCAACACTCTTCGCACTGCTCACAAGCGTTTCGGTAGGCAGCTTCGCGGCGAAAAAAACCGAGCCCGTTGAATCAGCCAAAGCTGCTGTAGCTCAATCGACGGTAATCAATCTCAACACGGCCGATGCGGAAACCCTGACTCGCGAGTTGAAAGGCATAGGCGCAGCGAAGGCTAAGGCTATCGTCGCGTACCGTGAGGCGCATGGCCCGTTCAGCTCGGTTGACGATCTGCTGGAAGTCAAAGGCATCGGTGCGGCGACTCTGGAAAAGAACCGCGCGAAACTGAGCTTGAACTAA
- the flgL gene encoding flagellar hook-associated protein FlgL, producing MRISTLQAFNNGVTGIQRNYSNATRTQEQISTGNRILTPADDPVASVRLLQLEQQQNVLTQYDSNLTAAKNSLTQEEVTLNSVNTVLQRVRELAVNAGNGALDPQDRKAIAAELGEREDELLSLMNTRNARGEYLFAGFQGKTQPFVRAADGSYSYQGDEGQRKLQIASSLSIPISDNGKSIFEGITDAGRLERQPVAAFPAGSTLAVSAPLVSDEVAFSGANGFPANGVQLQFNADGTYDIYELDNSGVPAATPLADGAGLKMDDNPTRSDALVFRGVTLQLDGAAVGGEVVNITPKLSASGEIQQKQGILDTIANLRKSLEGPTTDNAGVRDAVAVALTNLDHGMVSVDQARGNIGARLNVIESTQTDNEDVTLVNKGVQAELRELDYAEALSRLSMQTVVLEAAQQSYVKIAGLSLFNVMR from the coding sequence ATGCGCATCTCGACCTTGCAAGCATTCAATAACGGCGTGACCGGCATCCAGCGCAACTACTCCAATGCCACGCGTACCCAGGAGCAGATCAGCACGGGCAATCGCATCCTTACGCCGGCCGACGATCCGGTCGCATCGGTGCGGCTACTGCAATTGGAGCAGCAGCAGAACGTCTTGACCCAGTACGACTCGAACCTGACCGCTGCGAAAAATAGCCTGACACAGGAAGAGGTCACCCTGAACTCGGTGAATACCGTCCTACAACGTGTGCGAGAGCTGGCGGTCAATGCCGGCAACGGTGCGCTCGACCCGCAGGACCGCAAGGCCATCGCGGCTGAGCTTGGCGAGCGTGAGGACGAGCTGCTTTCGCTGATGAACACCCGCAATGCACGTGGCGAGTACCTCTTCGCGGGTTTCCAGGGCAAAACGCAACCCTTTGTCCGGGCAGCGGATGGTAGCTACAGCTACCAGGGCGACGAGGGGCAGAGGAAACTGCAGATCGCGAGCTCCCTCAGCATTCCGATCAGCGATAACGGCAAATCCATTTTCGAGGGCATCACCGACGCAGGGAGGTTGGAACGCCAGCCCGTCGCTGCGTTTCCGGCAGGTTCGACGCTTGCTGTTTCAGCACCACTCGTTAGCGATGAAGTCGCCTTTTCCGGCGCAAATGGTTTTCCTGCCAATGGCGTTCAGCTCCAATTCAACGCGGATGGCACCTACGACATCTATGAGCTGGACAATAGCGGTGTGCCCGCAGCCACGCCGCTAGCGGACGGCGCTGGCCTGAAAATGGACGACAATCCCACCAGAAGCGATGCCTTGGTGTTTCGAGGTGTGACGCTACAGCTGGACGGGGCGGCAGTCGGCGGTGAAGTGGTAAATATCACTCCGAAACTCTCGGCATCCGGCGAAATACAGCAGAAACAGGGCATCCTCGACACCATCGCCAACCTGCGCAAGTCTCTGGAAGGTCCAACGACCGACAACGCCGGCGTCCGCGACGCGGTCGCTGTCGCCCTGACCAACCTCGACCACGGCATGGTCAGCGTCGATCAGGCTCGGGGGAACATCGGTGCGCGGCTGAACGTGATCGAGAGCACCCAGACCGATAACGAGGACGTCACGCTGGTCAACAAGGGGGTTCAGGCCGAGCTGCGCGAGCTCGACTACGCCGAAGCCTTGTCTCGGCTATCCATGCAGACCGTCGTGCTCGAAGCAGCCCAACAAAGTTACGTGAAGATCGCTGGCTTGAGTCTTTTCAACGTTATGCGCTGA